A genome region from Euphorbia lathyris chromosome 4, ddEupLath1.1, whole genome shotgun sequence includes the following:
- the LOC136227047 gene encoding uncharacterized protein: MQNQLNRYGGDNTQPAAATHTRGSISHSEILERLTTLLGRVPTSHELFAYTHTKRHDGSSWSDPRAQAVEEEYVRAVAASLQSEENRAEDVLEMYYQVVGGRNKKHRLYGLGDAACRYYGSASSQCPPNTSGASTSASPDPYSHMQSQFDRSNQIVQTLVDSQERHDEGMQRGHESRQIHLGVTCEDIEEIKKNQHDLEVQMRDQIGSLQDVIARFRLELTELRQNREQHSSSQVDSINDDDLDDLT; encoded by the exons ATGCAAAACCAATTAAATAGATACGGGGGAGATAATACACAGCCTGCTGCAGCTACACATACGAGAGGATCAATCTCACATTCTGAAATATTGGAGCGTTTG ACAACACTTCTTGGACGTGTACCAACTTCGCATGAGTTATTTGCATACACTCATACAAAGCGCCATGATGGTTCTTCTTGGTCTGATCCTCGTGCACAAGCTGTTGAG GAAGAGTATGTTCGTGCAGTGGCTGCAAGTCTTCAAAGCGAAGAAAATAGGGCAGAAGATGTGTTGGAGATGTATTACCAAGTTGTTGGAGGACGTAACAAAAAACACAGATTGTATGGATTGGGTGATGCTGCTTGTAGATACTACGGATCAGCCTCATCACAATGCCCACCAAACACATCAGGCGCATCCACTTCAGCATCTCCTGACCCATATTCTCATATGCAGTCACAGTTTGATAGATCGAACCAGATAGTGCAAACTCTTGTAGATAGCCAAGAGCGACATGATGAGGGGATGCAACGAGGGCATGAATCACGTCAAATTCATCTTGGTGTAACTTGTGAAGATATTGAGGAGATTAAAAAGAACCAACATGATTTAGAGGTACAAATGAGAGATCAAATTGGCTCTTTGCAGGATGTTATAGCGCGGTTTCGGTTAGAGCTTACTGAGTTGCGTCAAAACCGAGAACAACATTCATCTAGTCAGGTTGACTCTATAAATGATGATGATCTAGATGACTTAACTTAG